A genome region from Arachidicoccus soli includes the following:
- a CDS encoding TonB-dependent receptor: MKLTAILFFVSTLSVCAKIRAQKVTISGNDMSLTQVLKTINKQTGYQFVYPDNLLDNAKVKSVNFKEAPLAVVLKQCLKSANLDFQIEYNTIIISSKMKTVSEKSTAIKQSTIAAFAEIHGKITDSTGKPIGGVSVEVLGAKKGVIANSNGEFSINAKPGDVLQFSFIGYFTKTVVVKDQTELNVIMAMQSNALNDVVTIGYGTEKKSDLTGSVGVAPIGDMQKAPVLSFDQALQGRMAGVVVSSVDGQPGSAINIVIRGNNSITQNNSPLYVVDGFPIEDPNNNAINPDDIESISVLKDASATAIYGARGANGVIIITTKSGKIGAPVVNFGAYYGKQSVSHTVPLMDPYNYVKYQLEASPGDATVSNSAAYYYLRDGLTLNNYQDTANVNWESLMFRSAPMQNYDVSVTGGSAQTKYAVSGSVLDQDGVIINSGYKRYQGRIVLNQKLGKKFNASVNVNYTHLEQSGVSPSSFLSSSSATSTLMYSVWGFKPFGPTNQPFDPNVSANNDYRFNPVLNQQNIVRQNNTNNLAANAFVTYDITKNLQLKVSGGVNTLIRQAVAFNDTLTSSGNPNATFNKGVNGSVNYITTNNWLNENTLTYDKRFNTNNRLNVVVGVTEQGQHTSTYGLSGTQLPTQATNVSWLSSGTMTPTINSDASLTTLASFLGRVNYTFHSDYLLTASYRADGSSKFAPQNHWSYFPSGAFAWKFGNMPFIRNSKAISDGKLRISYGLTGNNRVGPFDYLSQYGVSTIQQGYTFGNAEQAGLIVSALGNRDLKWETTGQWDLGLDMGFLKNRINLTADVYRKVTKNLLLNANIPTSYGYSNILKNVGSVQNQGLEISINTVNIQNPNFSWNSSFNISFNQSKVLALADGQNSMLLGTPYDNTVAKIPSFLVEVGKPLGLMYGPIFDGIYQYSDFDVSPSGAYSLKGNIPTNGNVRSSIQPGDIKYKDLNGDGTVDINDATVIGRGLPKNTGGFNNDFTYKGFDLNIFFQWSYGNNIMNVNRLVFEGNQLGKTNLNQYASYENRWTPTNQSNTLFRASLNNTSAGPLGNSYSSRVVEDGSYLRLKTVSLGYNLPQHLMKRWGIKNLNFYVSAQNLYTWTKYSGNDPEVSVFNSPLTAGVDYSAYPRARTITIGIKASL, from the coding sequence ATGAAATTAACAGCGATTCTCTTTTTTGTTTCAACACTAAGTGTTTGTGCCAAAATTCGGGCTCAAAAAGTGACCATATCTGGCAATGATATGTCGCTTACGCAGGTGTTAAAAACAATCAACAAACAAACAGGTTATCAATTTGTTTATCCGGACAACCTTTTGGATAACGCAAAGGTAAAATCTGTCAATTTTAAAGAAGCGCCACTTGCGGTTGTACTTAAACAATGTTTAAAATCAGCTAACCTTGATTTTCAAATAGAGTATAATACGATAATTATTAGCTCAAAAATGAAAACGGTTTCAGAGAAAAGTACAGCTATCAAACAAAGCACTATTGCTGCCTTCGCCGAAATACATGGTAAAATTACAGATTCAACCGGAAAGCCTATTGGAGGTGTATCTGTGGAAGTACTTGGAGCGAAGAAGGGGGTGATTGCTAATAGCAATGGAGAATTCTCAATAAATGCTAAGCCTGGGGATGTACTTCAATTTAGTTTCATTGGTTACTTTACTAAAACTGTCGTTGTAAAGGATCAAACTGAATTGAATGTAATAATGGCAATGCAATCCAATGCGTTGAATGATGTTGTAACGATTGGATATGGTACTGAGAAAAAGAGTGACCTAACAGGTTCTGTAGGAGTAGCACCCATTGGCGATATGCAAAAAGCGCCGGTACTTTCTTTTGATCAAGCTTTGCAAGGCCGTATGGCAGGGGTAGTCGTTTCTTCTGTTGATGGACAACCAGGTTCTGCAATTAATATAGTAATCAGAGGTAACAACTCTATTACGCAAAACAACTCTCCTTTATATGTAGTGGATGGTTTTCCTATTGAAGATCCCAACAACAATGCTATCAATCCGGATGACATAGAATCAATCTCTGTATTAAAAGACGCATCGGCTACTGCTATTTATGGTGCTCGCGGTGCCAATGGTGTGATTATAATTACCACAAAATCTGGAAAAATAGGTGCGCCGGTGGTAAATTTTGGTGCTTATTATGGTAAGCAATCTGTAAGTCATACTGTTCCACTGATGGATCCTTATAATTACGTAAAATATCAATTAGAGGCATCTCCGGGAGATGCTACTGTATCCAATTCTGCTGCTTATTATTATTTAAGAGATGGGCTTACTTTAAATAATTATCAAGATACTGCTAATGTTAATTGGGAATCATTGATGTTTAGATCCGCACCTATGCAAAATTATGATGTATCTGTGACCGGTGGTTCTGCCCAAACTAAATATGCAGTATCGGGATCAGTATTAGATCAGGATGGTGTAATTATTAATTCTGGTTATAAAAGATATCAAGGACGCATTGTATTGAATCAAAAGCTAGGTAAAAAATTTAATGCTAGCGTTAATGTCAATTATACACATTTAGAACAATCGGGTGTGAGTCCATCATCGTTTCTCAGTAGCTCCAGTGCTACCAGCACTTTAATGTATAGTGTTTGGGGATTCAAACCTTTTGGTCCAACAAATCAACCCTTCGATCCTAATGTCAGTGCAAATAATGATTATAGATTTAACCCGGTATTAAATCAGCAAAACATTGTAAGGCAAAACAATACGAATAATTTAGCAGCAAATGCCTTTGTAACCTATGACATTACTAAAAACTTGCAATTAAAGGTAAGCGGTGGTGTTAATACTCTTATTAGACAAGCAGTGGCATTTAACGATACACTTACATCTTCCGGCAACCCTAATGCTACTTTTAATAAAGGTGTAAATGGCTCTGTTAATTATATTACTACCAATAATTGGTTAAACGAAAATACCCTAACTTATGATAAAAGGTTTAATACAAATAATCGCCTAAATGTGGTAGTGGGTGTTACAGAACAAGGACAACATACTTCCACTTATGGACTTTCAGGAACACAACTTCCTACTCAAGCCACCAATGTAAGTTGGTTAAGTTCCGGTACAATGACCCCAACTATTAATTCAGATGCTTCGCTGACCACTTTAGCATCTTTTTTGGGCAGGGTTAATTATACTTTCCATTCCGATTATTTGTTGACCGCTTCTTATAGAGCAGATGGATCTTCGAAATTTGCTCCGCAAAATCACTGGAGTTATTTCCCTTCAGGCGCCTTTGCTTGGAAGTTTGGAAATATGCCATTTATTAGAAACTCAAAAGCTATTTCTGATGGTAAGTTACGTATAAGTTATGGTTTAACCGGTAATAACCGCGTGGGTCCCTTTGATTATTTATCCCAATATGGTGTTTCCACTATTCAACAAGGTTATACATTTGGTAATGCAGAACAAGCTGGTCTTATAGTTTCTGCTCTTGGCAACAGGGACTTAAAATGGGAAACTACCGGGCAATGGGATTTAGGTCTGGATATGGGATTCTTGAAAAATCGTATTAATCTTACAGCAGATGTATATAGGAAAGTGACAAAAAATCTGCTTTTAAATGCCAATATACCAACATCTTATGGCTACAGCAATATTTTAAAAAATGTAGGTAGTGTTCAAAATCAGGGCTTAGAGATTTCTATTAACACCGTGAATATTCAAAATCCTAATTTCTCTTGGAACTCCAGTTTCAATATCTCCTTTAATCAAAGTAAGGTATTGGCGCTTGCCGACGGTCAAAATTCAATGTTGTTAGGGACACCTTATGATAATACTGTAGCTAAAATCCCTTCGTTTTTGGTAGAAGTAGGCAAACCATTGGGATTGATGTATGGGCCTATCTTTGACGGTATTTATCAGTATAGTGATTTTGATGTAAGCCCTTCCGGAGCTTACTCTTTGAAAGGCAATATTCCAACGAACGGAAATGTGCGTAGTTCTATTCAACCGGGAGATATAAAATACAAAGATTTAAACGGTGACGGAACAGTAGATATCAACGATGCGACAGTTATTGGAAGAGGGCTTCCTAAAAATACAGGTGGATTTAACAATGACTTTACTTATAAAGGATTTGACCTAAATATTTTCTTCCAATGGTCTTATGGAAATAACATAATGAATGTTAATAGATTGGTATTTGAAGGTAATCAGTTAGGAAAAACAAACCTAAATCAATATGCTAGTTATGAAAACAGATGGACTCCTACCAACCAGAGTAATACACTATTCCGTGCAAGCTTAAATAATACGAGTGCAGGTCCTCTTGGCAATAGTTATTCTTCCAGGGTTGTTGAAGATGGATCTTACTTAAGGTTGAAAACAGTATCACTGGGATATAATCTTCCTCAACATTTGATGAAAAGATGGGGCATCAAGAATTTGAATTTTTATGTGTCCGCGCAAAATTTATATACCTGGACAAAATATTCTGGTAATGATCCTGAAGTAAGTGTATTTAATAGCCCATTAACAGCTGGGGTTGATTACTCTGCTTACCCACGTGCAAGAACTATTACCATAGGTATAAAAGCATCTCTTTAA